The Deltaproteobacteria bacterium genome includes a region encoding these proteins:
- a CDS encoding UPF0182 family protein → MRQLTGALFFLLFVGVLFVRQGIDFYIDWLWFQEVGYGGVFTTTLAYKLGLGALGGLLLAGLVYLNLKIAAVPPPGYRFSAEDNVIELPPPELIDPLLRRMLLPGAFLIGLLAAPAVAANWQLLPMFLNPTSFAIADPVFGLDLSFFIFLLPALNAVYQWLIFALGLSLVASAAVYFLYRGLVYGPRGIFLSERARKHLLVLVGLILLTKAGGYLLEAYELLYSPRGAAFGAGYTDVNANLPALRALAVMSGAAAVLCFAQFYRTGYKLVLFGIGALVALHLVGLNVYPTLLQRFRVVPNEVDAEKPFLERTIRFTRQAYGLDKIESKDFPAEEGLSAEGIKRNDSTIKNIRLWEPRPLLASYSQLQEIRTYYKFVDLDHDRYEIDGSMRQVAISAREISHAHLQGQNWINDHLTFTHGYGVVVSPVNQVSAGGQPEFFIKDIPPQSTDTFKVTQPRIYFGELANQYILVKTKARELDYPAGDQNIYTTYDGRGGIPIDSFWRKLLFSAHFAALRITLSEDITNQSRILLHRKIQDRIRKIAPFITFDSDPFMVIAQGGRLFWMIDGYTTSRHYPYSAPAGRMGNYIRNSVKVIVDAYHGNVDFYLSDPTDPLVSSYAKIFPGLFKPLSTMPADLQKHIRYPVDLFTVQAHMYATFHVRDPQVFYNKEDLLSIPRKSTGGREQELDPYYTIMRLPGEQKEEFVLLLPFTPNKRDNMRAWLAARSDAPNYGRLIALNFPKAKLVYGPKQVDARIDQDTVISQQLSLWNQAGSQVVRGIPLAIPIDQSLLYVQPLYLAAEQGSLPELKRVIVAFGNQIAMEENLELALQKIFGGRPLSTTPLAPPTTAAVTGEKAAEVKNPAREALQHFQRAQELLRQGNWAGYGDELKKVEALLQQMQSTR, encoded by the coding sequence ATGCGCCAGCTGACCGGTGCTCTGTTTTTTCTCCTCTTTGTTGGCGTCCTGTTTGTGCGGCAGGGCATTGACTTCTATATAGATTGGCTCTGGTTCCAGGAAGTCGGGTATGGCGGAGTTTTTACGACGACCCTGGCATACAAACTGGGCCTGGGAGCGCTCGGCGGCCTGCTGTTAGCGGGATTGGTGTATCTCAATTTAAAAATTGCCGCAGTGCCGCCTCCGGGTTACCGATTTAGTGCCGAAGACAATGTGATCGAGCTGCCGCCTCCCGAGTTGATCGACCCGCTGCTGCGCCGGATGTTGCTCCCGGGCGCATTCTTGATCGGTTTGCTTGCCGCCCCTGCGGTTGCCGCCAATTGGCAGCTGCTGCCCATGTTTCTCAATCCCACGTCCTTTGCCATCGCCGATCCCGTTTTTGGGCTCGACCTTTCGTTCTTTATCTTTCTGTTGCCGGCGCTGAACGCGGTCTACCAGTGGCTAATATTCGCTTTGGGGCTGAGTTTGGTGGCCAGTGCGGCGGTTTATTTTCTCTACCGCGGCCTCGTTTACGGCCCCCGCGGCATTTTTCTTTCGGAACGCGCCCGGAAACACTTGCTGGTGCTCGTTGGATTGATTCTGCTCACCAAAGCGGGCGGCTATCTGTTAGAAGCTTACGAGTTGCTCTACTCCCCCCGCGGCGCCGCTTTCGGCGCAGGCTATACGGACGTCAACGCAAATCTGCCGGCGCTGCGCGCGTTAGCGGTGATGTCAGGGGCAGCGGCCGTTCTTTGTTTTGCCCAGTTCTACCGAACCGGTTACAAGCTCGTCCTGTTCGGCATCGGTGCCCTGGTTGCATTACACCTGGTCGGGCTCAATGTCTATCCGACGTTGCTCCAGCGCTTTCGTGTTGTCCCGAACGAAGTCGACGCAGAAAAACCATTCCTTGAGCGAACCATCCGGTTTACCCGCCAAGCATATGGGCTGGACAAGATCGAGAGCAAGGATTTCCCCGCCGAGGAAGGCCTTTCCGCGGAAGGCATCAAACGCAACGATTCCACAATCAAGAACATCCGACTTTGGGAGCCGCGCCCATTGCTCGCAAGCTACTCCCAGCTGCAAGAGATTCGCACCTATTACAAGTTTGTCGACCTCGATCATGATCGCTACGAAATCGACGGCAGCATGCGTCAGGTAGCAATCTCCGCGCGCGAGATCTCCCACGCCCATTTGCAGGGACAAAACTGGATCAACGACCATCTAACCTTTACCCATGGTTATGGCGTTGTCGTGAGCCCGGTAAACCAGGTAAGCGCGGGCGGCCAGCCGGAATTTTTCATCAAGGACATTCCGCCGCAGTCAACCGATACGTTCAAGGTCACCCAACCTCGAATCTACTTTGGCGAGCTTGCGAACCAGTACATTTTGGTCAAAACCAAGGCCCGCGAGCTCGACTATCCTGCCGGCGACCAAAATATTTACACCACCTACGATGGCCGCGGCGGCATTCCCATCGACTCGTTCTGGCGCAAGCTGCTTTTCTCGGCGCACTTTGCCGCGCTTCGCATCACCCTGTCGGAGGACATCACCAACCAGAGCAGAATCCTCCTGCACCGTAAAATTCAGGACCGGATCAGAAAGATTGCGCCGTTTATCACGTTCGACAGCGATCCCTTCATGGTGATCGCACAAGGCGGCAGGCTCTTCTGGATGATCGACGGCTATACCACCTCGCGTCACTACCCCTACTCCGCGCCGGCAGGACGGATGGGCAACTATATCCGCAACTCGGTCAAAGTCATCGTTGACGCTTATCATGGCAACGTCGACTTTTATCTCAGCGATCCGACCGACCCGCTGGTTTCGTCCTATGCAAAGATTTTCCCTGGCCTATTCAAGCCGTTAAGCACGATGCCTGCCGACCTACAAAAGCACATTCGATACCCCGTCGATCTTTTTACCGTCCAGGCGCATATGTACGCGACCTTTCACGTGCGCGATCCTCAGGTGTTTTATAACAAGGAGGACCTGCTCAGCATTCCACGCAAGAGCACCGGCGGCCGCGAGCAAGAGCTCGACCCCTATTACACGATCATGCGTCTGCCCGGGGAGCAAAAAGAAGAGTTCGTACTCTTGCTGCCCTTTACACCCAATAAGCGCGACAACATGCGCGCCTGGTTGGCGGCGCGCAGCGACGCGCCGAATTACGGCAGGCTGATCGCGCTAAACTTTCCCAAAGCCAAGCTGGTTTACGGCCCCAAACAGGTGGACGCCCGCATCGATCAGGACACGGTGATTTCTCAGCAGCTCAGTTTGTGGAATCAAGCCGGCTCTCAAGTCGTGCGCGGCATCCCGCTGGCCATCCCGATCGACCAGTCTCTTTTGTATGTTCAACCTCTCTATCTGGCTGCCGAACAAGGCAGCTTGCCCGAGCTCAAGCGGGTCATTGTCGCGTTCGGCAACCAGATCGCCATGGAGGAGAATCTTGAGCTGGCGCTTCAGAAGATTTTCGGCGGCAGGCCGCTTTCAACGACGCCGCTTGCGCCGCCCACAACCGCGGCTGTAACCGGCGAAAAGGCGGCCGAGGTCAAAAATCCCGCGCGTGAGGCACTGCAGCATTTCCAACGCGCGCAGGAGCTCCTGCGCCAGGGCAATTGGGCGGGCTATGGCGACGAACTGAAGAAAGTCGAAGCGCTACTGCAACAGATGCAAAGTACTCGCTGA
- a CDS encoding ABC transporter permease has translation MAQAAEEQLLDVRVAEASNAYKFYLNNEKLIIGTTSVIIFLLAWETIGNWAGIINPMFMSAPSLIYKAAFQLFASGEIYNDLRVSGLEFFWGYLLSVIVGVPFGIATGWYKKMAYTFDPFVNAMNATPRVALLPLVIIWLGIGILSKVGIIFLGAVFPILINARDGVKTTPYNLLTAAKSFGASEWQIFRSVVLPSTLPFIITGLRLGVGRALIGVMVGELYAATAGIGFMITVAGATFQTDKVFVGVLVFAITGMVAMELLSRLENKFDKWRPKVGATA, from the coding sequence ATGGCACAAGCAGCAGAAGAGCAACTATTGGATGTTCGAGTTGCGGAAGCATCCAACGCTTACAAATTTTATCTCAACAACGAGAAACTGATCATCGGCACGACCTCGGTCATTATCTTTCTTCTCGCCTGGGAAACTATCGGAAACTGGGCAGGCATTATCAATCCGATGTTCATGAGCGCCCCGTCGTTGATCTACAAAGCCGCCTTCCAGTTGTTTGCTTCGGGTGAAATTTACAACGACCTCCGCGTCAGCGGCCTCGAGTTTTTCTGGGGCTATTTACTTTCGGTCATCGTCGGTGTGCCGTTCGGGATTGCTACCGGTTGGTACAAAAAGATGGCCTACACCTTTGACCCCTTTGTCAATGCGATGAACGCGACCCCGCGCGTTGCGCTGCTGCCGCTTGTCATCATTTGGCTCGGCATCGGCATTCTCTCCAAAGTTGGGATCATCTTTCTTGGCGCCGTGTTCCCGATCCTGATCAACGCTCGCGACGGCGTCAAAACGACCCCCTACAATCTGTTGACCGCGGCCAAAAGCTTCGGCGCCTCTGAGTGGCAGATCTTCCGTAGCGTCGTGCTCCCTTCGACTTTGCCTTTCATCATCACCGGGCTCCGCTTGGGCGTCGGCCGCGCCTTGATTGGCGTCATGGTCGGCGAGCTATATGCCGCGACGGCCGGCATCGGCTTCATGATCACGGTGGCGGGCGCGACTTTTCAAACGGACAAAGTTTTCGTCGGCGTGTTGGTCTTCGCGATCACGGGCATGGTCGCGATGGAACTGCTCTCTCGCTTGGAAAATAAGTTCGACAAGTGGCGCCCGAAGGTCGGCGCAACGGCCTAG